A single genomic interval of Saccharothrix saharensis harbors:
- the ppk2 gene encoding polyphosphate kinase 2 gives MLDIADLFPGLRVDDLVVDYDDGDDPVLRHPDGTEIDTWRENYPYPTRLTREEYELSKRMLQIELLKLQYWIKDTGGRMVVVFEGRDAAGKGGTIKRFTEHLNPRGARVVALGKPTDREQGEWYFQRYVNHLPTAGEIVLFDRSWYNRAGVERVMGYCTDEQYERFTRQAPTFERMLVDDGIVLVKLWFSVSRAEQRTRFLIRQVDPVRQWKLSPNDIKSLDRWDAYTEAKVAMFRATDTEAAPWTVVKSNDKKRARIEAMRSVLARVDYADKDPEVVGEPDPRVVGPAATLLEEGEDEASLSPTPIAPVDDPDHGPGIHP, from the coding sequence GTGCTGGACATCGCCGACCTGTTCCCCGGCCTGCGCGTGGACGACCTCGTGGTGGACTACGACGACGGCGACGACCCCGTGCTGCGCCACCCCGACGGCACGGAGATCGACACGTGGCGGGAGAACTACCCCTACCCGACGCGGTTGACGCGCGAGGAGTACGAGCTCTCCAAGCGCATGCTGCAGATCGAGCTGCTCAAGCTCCAGTACTGGATCAAGGACACCGGCGGGCGGATGGTCGTGGTGTTCGAGGGGCGTGACGCGGCGGGCAAGGGTGGCACGATCAAGCGGTTCACCGAGCACCTCAACCCGCGCGGGGCGCGGGTGGTGGCGTTGGGCAAGCCGACCGACCGCGAGCAGGGCGAGTGGTACTTCCAGCGGTACGTCAACCACCTGCCGACCGCGGGGGAGATCGTGCTGTTCGACCGGTCCTGGTACAACCGCGCCGGCGTCGAACGGGTCATGGGCTACTGCACCGACGAGCAGTACGAGCGGTTCACGCGGCAGGCGCCGACGTTCGAGCGGATGCTGGTGGACGACGGGATCGTGCTGGTCAAGCTGTGGTTCTCGGTCTCCCGGGCGGAGCAGCGGACCCGGTTCCTGATCCGCCAGGTGGACCCGGTGCGGCAGTGGAAGCTCAGCCCGAACGACATCAAGTCGCTGGACCGGTGGGACGCCTACACCGAGGCGAAGGTGGCCATGTTCCGCGCCACCGACACCGAGGCCGCGCCGTGGACCGTGGTGAAGAGCAACGACAAGAAGCGGGCCCGGATCGAGGCCATGCGCAGCGTGCTGGCCCGGGTGGACTACGCCGACAAGGACCCCGAGGTGGTCGGCGAGCCGGACCCGCGGGTGGTCGGACCGGCCGCCACCCTGCTGGAGGAGGGCGAGGACGAGGCGTCGTTGAGCCCGACCCCGATCGCGCCCGTGGACGACCCCGACCACGGACCGGGCATCCACCCCTGA
- a CDS encoding DUF2795 domain-containing protein, with translation MSDTTTVGRLRTVLGDVDYPADKGQLVDHASRNNADEDTVHALHAIPERHYESFDEVLDAVAVDQGREA, from the coding sequence ATGAGCGACACGACGACGGTGGGCAGGCTGCGCACCGTGCTGGGAGACGTCGACTACCCGGCCGACAAGGGGCAGCTCGTCGACCACGCCTCGCGCAACAACGCCGACGAGGACACCGTGCACGCGCTGCACGCGATCCCGGAGCGCCACTACGAGTCCTTCGACGAGGTGCTCGACGCGGTCGCGGTCGACCAGGGGCGCGAAGCCTGA
- a CDS encoding trypsin-like serine peptidase, whose translation MRRTLQLLAAALLVVPLLGGTASAAPEAGAAPAPLDQTQRVGEDEVVSVVLGGRTRSTTVERPGSWYLKTHFTGLRLVAGDVLTVSDPTGAESYRYTADVTASGTATADGTGFWAMSVTGDKAVISLRGRDGGPAHPASRVRLDKITRGYTEAELARAAELAPKSICGTNDYRDAVCYQSGNPAEFGRTPAVAKLLRNGGSLCTAWRVGPNNRMLTNNHCFTSGTGIEVWFNYQCPTCGGTTSSTVTKVLVSSVLKTSAALDYTLFSVTNFATLASFGYLELDARVPAVGEEMYVIGHPAGKLKKLSLRDDQNGGGYCAVSAVRVNGSSSQSDIAYRCDTEGGSSGSPVLSRRTHKVIGLHHYGGCPNQGVRIDLVAAQIGSLL comes from the coding sequence GTGCGGAGAACCCTGCAACTCCTCGCTGCCGCCCTCCTCGTGGTACCGCTGTTAGGCGGAACCGCGAGCGCGGCACCGGAAGCCGGCGCGGCGCCGGCACCGCTCGACCAGACCCAGAGGGTCGGCGAGGACGAGGTCGTCTCGGTCGTCCTCGGCGGCAGGACCCGGTCCACGACCGTCGAACGCCCCGGCTCGTGGTACCTCAAGACCCACTTCACCGGCCTGCGCCTGGTCGCGGGCGACGTGCTCACCGTGTCCGACCCGACCGGTGCGGAGAGCTACCGCTACACCGCCGACGTCACCGCGTCGGGCACGGCCACCGCGGACGGCACCGGCTTCTGGGCCATGTCGGTCACCGGCGACAAGGCCGTGATCAGCCTCCGGGGCCGGGACGGCGGTCCGGCGCACCCGGCCAGCCGGGTCCGCCTGGACAAGATCACCCGCGGCTACACCGAGGCCGAGCTGGCGCGGGCGGCGGAACTGGCGCCGAAGAGCATCTGCGGCACCAACGACTACCGCGACGCCGTCTGCTACCAGTCCGGCAACCCCGCCGAGTTCGGCCGCACGCCGGCGGTGGCCAAGCTGCTGCGCAACGGCGGGTCGCTGTGCACGGCGTGGCGGGTCGGCCCCAACAACCGGATGCTGACCAACAACCACTGCTTCACCAGTGGCACCGGCATCGAGGTGTGGTTCAACTACCAGTGCCCGACCTGCGGCGGCACCACCAGCTCGACCGTCACCAAGGTGCTGGTCTCGTCGGTGCTCAAGACCAGCGCCGCGCTGGACTACACGCTGTTCAGCGTCACCAACTTCGCGACGCTGGCGTCGTTCGGCTACCTCGAGCTGGACGCGCGCGTGCCCGCGGTCGGCGAGGAGATGTACGTCATCGGCCACCCGGCGGGCAAGCTCAAGAAGCTGTCCCTGCGTGACGACCAGAACGGCGGCGGCTACTGCGCCGTCTCGGCGGTCAGGGTGAACGGCAGCTCGTCGCAGTCCGACATCGCCTACCGGTGCGACACCGAGGGCGGCTCGTCCGGCTCGCCGGTGCTGTCCCGGCGAACGCACAAGGTGATCGGGCTGCACCACTACGGCGGTTGCCCGAACCAGGGCGTCCGGATCGACCTGGTCGCCGCGCAGATCGGCTCGTTGCTGTAA